One part of the Pseudomonadota bacterium genome encodes these proteins:
- a CDS encoding PAS domain-containing sensor histidine kinase, with the protein MEENRQGKISDTEMTEITQNNNSLQECPAELKQLETALKESETKFRNIVNNAIEGIFQTDHEGRFTHANPSFALIHGYASPAEIRNLIFARDLFVDLSDHKRLINLLRTSSSVQSFEARLRIKNGNIHWVSMNVMVFRDGNGKALSYEGTMLDITERKKAEEALSESEERGRVVLENSNDGISMLQGDICRYANKQYIKMFEFDSFEEVVGKSIKSTIHPDNVEMVTDIINRRQRGEPVPSRYEFKGITKKGNTLYVEVSAANITFRGRPFNLIYLRDITERKRAEESLMQSHKELERLNKAKTKAVNHISHELRTPISVIQGNVKLLKRKFEDALTPALENIINALERNTERLVEISHETNEIFRVSQEVEAGMVLNDIDRLLERMEDLSEIPEEIRLHWEALKQWTNRYLGGSPGLSQSIDLHTFIVSMLEKIKRTVEHRNLQFKVEGDVGLYIFMDPFILRGVVEGLIKNAVENTPDGGIIEIISYQRDTGIFLQISDRGIGITEENQGSLMDGLFHTEETDYYTTKKPFEFGAGGKGLELLRIKHYAERYGFDISLRSTRCIYIPTDRDVCPGNIARCSHCKTVDDCIESGGTTFTVTFPVGNNTGVIDERK; encoded by the coding sequence GGAAGAAAACCGACAAGGAAAAATATCCGATACCGAAATGACTGAAATAACTCAAAACAACAATAGTCTGCAAGAATGTCCCGCAGAATTGAAACAGCTTGAAACCGCTCTCAAGGAAAGCGAAACCAAATTCAGAAATATCGTTAACAACGCCATAGAAGGAATATTCCAGACAGATCATGAAGGTCGTTTCACACACGCCAACCCTTCCTTCGCCCTCATACACGGATACGCTTCCCCTGCTGAAATCAGAAATTTGATTTTCGCCAGGGATCTTTTTGTGGATCTATCGGACCATAAAAGACTGATAAACCTTCTTCGCACGTCCAGCTCCGTTCAAAGCTTTGAAGCCCGACTGAGAATAAAGAACGGAAACATACACTGGGTCTCCATGAACGTTATGGTATTTCGTGATGGAAACGGCAAAGCCCTTTCGTATGAAGGCACGATGCTCGACATCACGGAGCGCAAAAAGGCAGAGGAAGCGCTTTCAGAAAGCGAAGAGAGGGGCAGGGTCGTCCTCGAAAATTCCAACGACGGTATTTCGATGCTCCAGGGCGATATATGCCGATACGCGAACAAACAATATATTAAAATGTTCGAGTTTGACAGCTTCGAAGAGGTCGTCGGAAAATCAATAAAATCTACTATCCATCCCGATAATGTTGAGATGGTAACGGACATCATAAACAGGCGGCAGCGGGGTGAGCCGGTGCCGTCACGATATGAATTCAAGGGGATTACGAAAAAAGGAAACACACTCTATGTAGAAGTATCAGCCGCCAATATCACATTTAGGGGCAGGCCCTTCAATCTTATCTACCTCAGAGACATTACGGAAAGAAAACGTGCCGAAGAATCGCTCATGCAGTCTCACAAAGAACTGGAGCGGCTGAACAAGGCAAAAACCAAGGCAGTGAATCATATCTCCCATGAACTAAGAACGCCTATCTCGGTTATTCAGGGAAATGTCAAACTCCTGAAACGAAAGTTCGAAGATGCATTGACCCCTGCCCTCGAGAACATTATCAACGCTCTGGAGAGAAATACGGAACGTCTTGTTGAGATATCACATGAGACTAATGAGATATTCAGGGTATCTCAGGAAGTTGAGGCAGGAATGGTCCTCAACGATATTGACCGTCTTCTGGAGAGGATGGAGGATCTTTCGGAAATACCGGAAGAGATACGTCTGCACTGGGAAGCCCTCAAACAATGGACAAACAGATACCTTGGCGGCAGTCCCGGATTATCTCAGTCCATAGACCTTCATACATTTATTGTTTCCATGCTGGAAAAGATAAAACGGACTGTTGAGCACCGCAATCTGCAATTTAAAGTAGAAGGAGATGTCGGCCTTTATATTTTCATGGACCCTTTTATCCTCAGGGGGGTTGTTGAAGGTCTCATCAAAAATGCCGTGGAGAATACCCCGGATGGCGGAATCATTGAAATAATATCGTACCAGAGAGATACCGGAATTTTTCTTCAAATATCTGATCGTGGTATTGGCATCACTGAGGAAAATCAGGGCTCACTCATGGACGGCCTCTTCCACACAGAGGAAACCGATTACTATACAACAAAAAAACCTTTTGAATTCGGGGCTGGCGGGAAAGGCCTTGAACTTCTCCGAATTAAACACTACGCCGAGCGTTACGGGTTTGACATTTCGCTCAGGAGCACGCGATGTATATACATACCTACCGATAGAGATGTCTGCCCAGGGAATATTGCCAGGTGCAGCCATTGTAAGACTGTCGATGATTGTATAGAATCAGGCGGAACAACATTTACCGTAACGTTTCCTGTCGGGAACAATACCGGCGTTATCGATGAAAGAAAATAA